The DNA window AGTGCAACAGAGAAGAGGCTGCGAATGAGTTTCGCTTTGGGAAAGCCTATCTGAAGGGCCTGAGATATGCTGTGTTTGGCTTGGGAAACTCTGGAATGATCAACATACACAACACAGTATCTCCTGTGCACCTTTCTTTGATTTCTGCTCCTCTGGAAGGCTGAGCTATCTTAAATGCTACATACCTGCCTGTTACTGGTAGTTTGCGTGAGAATtggcccagaaagccaatggcatcctgggctgcatccaaaagagcgtggccagcaggttgagggaggcgGGTCTCTTCCTCTACTCTGTTTTGGTGAGACCACCCACTCTGTTGCATCAAGTTTTGGGGCAACAACACgtgggatgtggagctgttggatcgagccacagagatgctgcctgggctggagcagctctgctctggagccaggctgggagagctggtctgcttcagcctggagaagagaaggctcggcAGAGACGTTAGACCAGCTCCCAGTACCTTATGGGTCTGATGAGAAacgtggagaggggctttggataagggctgtagcgataggacaagggggaatggctttaacctgacaaaCAGGAGACTGAGAATGGCCgttaaggaaaaaattcttccctgtgagtgtggtgagacactggcacaggttgcccatagaAGTGGGCATACGGCAATATCTGAGCTTTGTAATGAGTTTTGGtcagaaaaatcatagaatcatagaatagttagggttggaatgaCTTGTCACCTGGTTGTTATGTTTAAGTGGTGCCACAGGAAATGTGTTAGGCATGTGGCCATTTTGACCAAGCATAGCATAAATGAGCTTGTTTCCAGAGCTCAGCTATTATGGGTTTGATAGCAGAGGTGTTttcaaatcatagaatgctttgggttggaagggaccttaaagctcttccagttccaacaccctgcctcGGGCAGGCACAACTTCTtctagagcagtttgctccaagcccctgtgtccagcctggccttgagcactgccagggatggggcagccacagcttttctgggcaccctgtgccagcgcctcagcaccctcacagggaagcatTTTTTTATAATGTCTAATTCAGGTGTGGTGGTGTTCAGACTGTGTGTGCTCTGAGCCAGCAGGCGAGGGAGAGCGCAGAAGTGCCTGTCCTGCAGTCCTCTGCAGCCCTCTTTCCAGGCTTGGTCCTTGCATTCTTAGTTGCCATCTTTGTTTAACTTGGGCTTCATTTAATTTCCCTTTAACTTCAATCTTatcccaggttggaagaaaTATTGACAGGTGGctgtggatgctgagcaccagcCGGATCATGACTCGTGGTGACAGGGACTGTAAGGTGGCCCAGAGCAAGCATGGCACCATTGAGGCCGACTTTGAAGCCTGGAAAGCCAAGTTCCTCAGTCAGTTTCAGGCCCTCTGCGGAGGAGAAAAGAAGCCCTGCATTGGGAAGTGCAAGAAAGGGAAGTGCGAATCtccagggaagcagagaaaggagagtTCAGATCATGAACATGGGGCATCGGAATATGAGAATATTAAGGTAAAGCCCAAATCTGTGGGaccttattttttgtttagtgCCCCTTGTAGCACTGTTTGACTTCTCTCTTCTGCAGCCCAGAGGGGTGCCGTTGGGAGCttgatacttcttttttctggagcagagggggaagaggaaagcGATCCCATGGCAGATAGCAAGTAGAATGAGCCACCCAAAAAGGACCAAAGAATTAGCGATGGCTGATGGACCTAGGCTAGATGGCATGTGTATGATGAGGGAGCCTTCCTCTTGAGGAGGGGGAGGTATGCGTTGTGATACATGCTCCAGAGAGCCAGTCTGTGTTCTCTTCAGAGCCTTTGCTTTGTCTCATGGCCAAGTTCACTTCATGTTTAATTCTCAGGTCTCTTCTGTTTGAGTGGTTTTGAGGGTGCTGCAGGAACAAGAGGAATAAACACGCTGTTCCGCAAGTGCTCTTCTGCTGTACCTTGCCTGTGTACAGAAAGGGAGATGatgtttctgctctgtgaaGGGTTTGACTTGGAAAGCAGATCTCTTACTCCCTGCTCATCAGACACCAAGGGGCACTTGGAAGAATTGAAGGGCTTTAGGCTTCCAGATGATCACAGTACACAGCGGGAGTCTGACTTCTCTGGTTGCCTGTCGTGAAATCAACATGTCGTGTCGTGGGCGCATGAGGGAGAGGAAGTCATCTAGAGGCAAGAAAGCTGGGCTGAGATTCGGGCAGTCTGTGCTACTGGACTTTTAAATGCACACCGAAGAAAGCTCCAGGTTTAAATGCATCTGGTACACATTATACAGGTTATTGGTAGGCTGCTCcttgtttttcagtatctttgctGAGTGTGAGAACTGATTTCACTGGTTAGCATAGATGAAGATCTAATGTTTAACATTCAGATACGTTTCTCACTTGGGTTTTTCTCCGATCTCTTACACAGGCAGAGGAGTTGTTTGAAAGCAGTAGTGAGGAGGAGGCTGATGCTGAGGAAGCTGGAGGGGCAAATTGTGTCCTTGATGTTGAAGATCTTGGCAATATCACGAGGCACATGAAGGAAGCAAAGGTACCACTGTTACAGTGAGTGTGGAACTATCAGGTCTTTGTCAGTGATCAGCTGAATAGATTAAAATACACTTGCTGGATTTGAATTGGTTGGATCTAGTTAAAGGGAGAGTAAAATAGGAGCTATTGGAGAACCTGTCCCCAGGCAAGACTATACTTGTATGTGTGTTGGATATACTTCCTTGCTAACTGGGACTTGTTCACTGAGCAAATACTGCAGTGGTAACCTTTTGTTGTGAGTCGGAGAGAAAATGACTTCCACTGTTCAGACCTGAATATCCATCTCTGTTGCTGTGATTCACAGTCCAGTGTCTAAACAGCAATCTTGTTACTGGATCTGCCCGTGGGAGCTTGATGTGACCTGTGCTGAGCCTGGCAAAGACAACCATAATCCTTTGTTATGCCAGGGTGTTGCTGTCTCCCTTCCTGTGTGGGTCtgttcatgtttcattttctgtgtgcagtCTGCCAACAGAATACATCAGACAACTTTATCTGTTTAGCACAGAGAAAGGAGTGAGAATACACATAGGT is part of the Lathamus discolor isolate bLatDis1 chromosome 10, bLatDis1.hap1, whole genome shotgun sequence genome and encodes:
- the LOC136020082 gene encoding LOW QUALITY PROTEIN: S-adenosyl-L-methionine-dependent tRNA 4-demethylwyosine synthase TYW1-like (The sequence of the model RefSeq protein was modified relative to this genomic sequence to represent the inferred CDS: inserted 1 base in 1 codon), encoding MPTKQVGKGSPGVAMERQTDDWFVWFAQLIHMFSCGSMRFARALAEAVISLNVPLEVISMRDYDPDDCLLGETTSRNICVFLVATYTDGQPTESATXEEAANEFRFGKAYLKGLRYAVFGLGNSGMINIHNTVGRNIDRWLWMLSTSRIMTRGDRDCKVAQSKHGTIEADFEAWKAKFLSQFQALCGGEKKPCIGKCKKGKCESPGKQRKESSDHEHGASEYENIKAEELFESSSEEEADAEEAGGANCVLDVEDLGNITRHMKEAKTVDFSQLFPETPGLGSQEAACSGREYEISVPDLREGKGGDIVADDAGQGPELDPDFDA